The genomic region attttgtaaaatatgcagGGGGATACTTcgtaatttgaaaattttattaaatgccCACTGTTCACTATGCTTAGAAATTTTTAGAAGCATAGTAGACCTtgcttttctttgcttttttgttGTCATTGACaacagtttttaaattttttttttttttttaccaaatacATTTGatgttccaaatttttttcataagctcgtttttataaaagcaccacAACTGCCAAATCACTCATAAGGTTTAAAATAGACAGGAATTTTCGTGCTTTTATCCTTGTGTATGGTACATGGGCAAGCTATCAAGCTTATATATTAGCTTTCATTGTGGAGGAAATTGCAGCAATGgtttctcaactttaacctaattggagcaatggtccctcaactaaaaattcattaccattgatccctaaactcatcaaaacgtgcataTATGGTCTTTTTTGTCAACTCCGTTAGAACTTtagtcaaaatgagtcatgtgtCATGCACGTGAGGCTAAATTAAGGAGtaaatataaaaatcaaataagaaaagttgtatcaatggtccctcaactttaatccaaccaTGGAAACGGTCCCTTAGCTTTaattcaattagagcaatggttcCTCAATTTTAACGCAATggttccaacataactcattttgacagagTTCTGatagaagttgatgaaaatgaccatagctacacgttttgatgagttgagagaccaatgtGAATAGATTTTTGGTTGAAGGAATATTGCTCTAATTTGGTTAAGGTTgaaagaccattgctacaatttattcTTCATTGTCGCATTCTAACAAAAATGTGGTTTCCGTACTCTCCTTTTCACCTCctatattttcttaaattatcAATACAACGGCTAGAAAGTAAAGAGATTGCATATGTCCAAATGAGAGTAGAAATCACTCCACCGCTTTTCGTATACTATCTATCTTATGAGGAGAAAATACCCACTCCATATACTTGAATAGTATAAGGGTGACTTTGAATGTGGTCCCTATTTATGAATGTTCTTTAATTGAAACCtgttggttttcagtttttgattGAAGTCCTGAAATTAATACAATAATTcatttctatgtaggttattataattacttatattaatgagattttaaataaaatccatgatttgtgggattgaaaatttaaaaaaaaaaaaaattatacttatatAAAAAAGTATAATTTATCTTAATGACATGATTTGTCATTAAGATAAActatatttaaataaaacccacgatttgtcattacttatattaatgacattttacatacaaaaatttgGTAGCCTTTATATGGTAcctttttgacacaccccgactcaGAATATCCACGTAGACACCCGAATCGCGATGTGCTAGCCAACACTCAAAAGGTGACGAAGATATAATGTGTAATGATatggaaaatatgaataaattaaaacctaaaattgatCAATTTAGACTGCGCAGTGAGCGGGATTGAACTCATATCAAGTGATGTCAAAGCATAGATAAATTGCAGTAAAAGAAGAGTAATGACATTTATACCAAAAGAAGAAGTCTCCTTCATAACAACTTTTACCAACAATCCTCTGTAAAACTTAAGAAGGCTGAGAGTTTCACTTCAATTGCATACCCATCAAAACTgggatgcatgtatttataatcATCTAAAGGTTACAGCATgggtttgaaaaccctagaTACAAGGAAGTTTTGAaagtttaaaaatacaaaaagaaagctATAAGGATTACATGCGCAGGTTAGATTACATCagatatttgaaaacaaatcctATAAACTAGGAATGGCTGAAAGGATAAGAGTCTGAATCAAATTCCTGAAGATGCGGTGCTAACAGCTTAACGTTGACTTCGTCTAACATCCTCGTCATCAGGAAATTTCTGCCACTAAAATTCCTGAAGGGAGGAAAAACAAGAGTAAGTGGGCCTGAAAATTAAAGTTTTATAAATCATTTTCGAAAATGTGTAACCCCTCGCTATAAATCGTTTTTCGTTAATGGTATCTGCAGCTTTTCTTATCAAAGGAGCACAAGTATAGATTGCAGTGTTATTACACTGAACCAGGTTTTGGTGCTTCTGGTCATTTTATTGGTTGTGTTGTTTCTCAGTTTATATCCCTCAGAAACGCCGTCACTGTTTTCATGCCTTCCAGTTGGTTAACTTTGTTTCTTAATTAGGTTTCTTAAGTGACATATTTGACGTGCCAAGGTTTTGGAAGTCCGCAAGTATCTTCAGCCAAACCGTTGGCTCCAAAGTTGGTTGACAAGGGAAATCCAAGCTCTAATGCAGGTCCAATTAGCTAAATCATAAAATTGTGCATGTGGTCTTTCTTTATAGTTAACCGGGTGAATCTTTATAGCTAACTTTCTTCTTTTGCCGCTTGTAGGAGGTAGATGTTGACATCGTCATGCACATACATGGCATGATTAATTCATCCCTGACGAGGTGATATGTGTTACTCCCTAGATCTTCAATTGAAAAATCGAATAACGTTCCAAAGTTTAGTTCCCATCTTTTGAGTTCTTTAGGACAATAAATGAGAAAGAACAACATTGAAGTGCTTGAAAACGTGCCAAATTTCAATGTACTCTTTGTCTGAACTTTTACCTGAACCATGCATTTTCAAGGGATGAACAAAAAGGTTGAACGACAGCAcctgaagaaaaacaaagagaatttcaAGAATCAACCCCTGATGCAGCAGGGCCTTTCCTGGCAGCAAGAACCAATCGGTTTGAACATTGAAGCATACGATGCTGTGTGCATGCAACGCTTAGGTTGGAGTGCTCCGCGAGTGACTGCAGAGCCAGCAGAGGGGGAACTCGCCGAGCACAGACCTGTGATCCCTTATTTGTACATATTTTATGATTCCGACTGCAGCGAATGAAAGTTCGTCTACATGTGTATGGAACTGCCActtgaaattttgtttccaGTGATAATACATCGTGTACTTGCGTTGAATCCATAAGCTAAGAAATTCACAATATTCTCATAGAATATGTTTTTCTCTTAGGATTTTGACTAAAATAGTCCCTGAGTTCGGCAAAACTCCTCACTTTGATTCtgacaatgaaaatcgataAAAATGGTCCTTGAATTGTCCTTCTTTTTAAGAgtattttgtcaaatcaatcATTCTATTTAACGAAGATATTGACATATTTTTTAAGGAATAAGCAAAATAATTAATAGTGAACGTGTATAGATTCTCAAAGTCTCCATAGTGAGGACCTAAGTGGTTCTTGAATTGTCCTTATTTTCAAGAgtattttgtcaaatcaaccccTCAACTTAACAAGAATATTGAAAGATTTGTTacaaaatgaacaaaataatttacgACAAATTCAATGACCGCTTGTATCGATCCTCAATGTCTGAGGACCACAGTGAGGACTTAAGCAAACTCCAGAATTTCCACTTTGCCCTCACTGACTGAAATGACCACCTTATCAACAACAGATATTTTTAAGGAATAATATATGTGATATTTTTAAGGAATAATATATGTCCTTGCATTTGAATAGGATCATCGTATGATTGATGAGTGGAGAGCTATTCACTTCTGTCGTCAAATGTGGAGCTGCTGCTGAGGCTGATATTGTTTGAGACAGCAGTGGCAGAGAGAGATGGCGATAGACTCAGATCATGGAGCTTTCGTGGAGAAATTCCTTCTCCGACCGCCGTCTTCGTCACATGACCTTCCTCTGAGCGGCCTCACCTTTGCTGTTAAAGACATGTGAGAGCTACTCTCTTAAATTTTCCTCAATTATATCACTCTTCTATTTGGTGGATGCTTCAAATTTTGTAGTGTTACATTTAAAATTCATATGCTTTTGTGCTTATTTGCGAATTTCGGATTTGGGTTCAATCAGTTTTCTCCAAGAACCGAATTTTGTGTGTTGTTTCTGTGATTGGGCGTTTCTTCATTTGAGAATgactaaaagcactttcagaaagaaagaaaaaagttcaaatgttttttttttttttaacctgaAGCACTAGAATTTTTAATGAAACTTTGTGGTGGATTTGCTTCTACTAAAGTTAAAATACTTCCAACAAAAGCACTTATGATGAGAAGTGCTTTTTCAGAGTAGCGTTTTAATAAATCTTCCTGCTTTGTGTGGTTTTATGCGTGCTTGTGGAACCATGATGACGAACTTCAGGGTGTTGAattgtgcaattttttttttccgtgtaAAAGCCAAAACATTTTTGTATTCAGTGAAATTTGAACTTGGAGGCAGATTTGATGTGGCTGGACGTGTGACTGGGTTTGGGAATCCTGATTGGGCGAGGACTCATCCGGCTGCTGAATCAACAGCTCCGGCTGTTTCGGCAATATTGAGTGGAGGTGCCACAAGTATTGGTATAACTGTCATGGATGAAATGGCATACTGGTTAGTGCGAAGAGGCCATGTCTTACTTCACATGCTTAAACTTGCATTACtgttttgtttgcaaaaattttgacaaatgatTGATCGCTATAAGTCTCTTTTCGTGGTAAAAGTATTCATATAATGATTTTGGACATCCAAAAATCACTCAACAGAAAACGCCCTTGAATTTTGCTTTGTGTTGTTGGCAGTATGAATGGAGAGAACAAGCATTATGGCACACCCAGAAATCCGTGCGCACCAGATAGGGTGCCTGGAGGCTCTTCTAGCGGTTCTGCTGTTGCCGTAGCTGCAGGCCTCGCAGATTTTTCCTTAGGTAAGTTATTCCTTgtgtgcttttgttgttttcttgcTTCTTTAAGTTGAAGCACAAGACCCTCACTTTTTCAGGAACCGATACTGGAGCAAGTGTAAGAGTTCCTGCTTCATATTGTGGAATTTTTGGGTTTCGGCCATCTCATGGTGTCATTTCTACTTCTGGAGTTACTCCTCTGGCACAGAGTTTCGATACAGTGGGTGAGAAATCAATGACATTTTATATTGCAGACTGGCTTAGGAAATTGATTTCTGGTTGTGACAAAAAAAAGTCATGTTTCGGTTTTCCCTCGATTTTATATAACAGGAAATCTCTATTTCTGTTTCTAGAAAGTAGCTAACTTCTTCCGCTTTAATGATTCATATGCCATCCATGCATTCTGCATTTTTGTTGATTATTACTTGTGACACTTCTGTGTTTAAGTTTTTCTGCAATTGGAAATATAGTACTTCGAAAGCATTAAGCAATCAGAAACACTAACTTCTGATATAGGATGGTTTGCAAGGAATCCTGCGATTTTGAATAGAGTTGGACGAGTGTTACTCCAATTGCCTGATACGGGTCCTGTCATACCCACTCAGTTAATCATCGCAGAAGACTGTTTCCAGCTTTCAACCGTTCCAAGCAGTCGAGTGAAACAAGTACTTGTTGACTCAGTTGAGAAGTTATTTGGGGGTAAGTGATTTGACCGTATTGTTCTGTTTCATCTCTCGCTGTAAGTATTTTGATTGGCATGAATCGAGTCCAATTTATAATTCCCCGCGTTTTAAGACACAAATAGACCATTAAATTCAGTAGACAGATTATTACCTGAAAATCATCATTCATTTAATTAAATTGGGTCTCTTGCTGAGATAGGGACAAGCTCATAACATGGAAAGAAGAAGCTCACTCGTTATATCTGCAAATACAGGTCATGTTATAAAACATGCTAACATCGGGGACGTTGTCAAGGACAAAGTTCCAAGCTTGAACTCTTTCTTGGATAAAGGAAATCCAAGTGAAGAGTACATTATACCGTCATTGGCAGCCCTATCAACCGCCAATCGTCTTCTCGTAAGGTGCTGATTTGGTGGACTTGAATATGAGTGATAATTTCTGCATCTTCATCTtgattaacaaaaaataaatttgtcgTTCATAATGAATTCCAAATTTATTATTTGGTTGATAGAATAGGTATGAATTCAAGAGCAACCATGGTGAATGGGTTAGTACAGTCAGACCTGACTTAGGTCCTGGGATAGCAGAACGTGTATGGGCAGCTGTTCGGTCAACAGATGAAAATGTCGATGTTTGTCACTCCGTGATGACTGAATTGTGCACTGCTCTTACTGACCTTCTCggggtactctctctctctctctctcatctttgcACACGCCAGAGTTCATTTTCGGAATCCGTCGCTTCATATGAAATGAGTTCATTTTGTTAGAGTAGAGAGACTGACAAACTGTTATTTGTTAGCATCTTCCTTCCTTTTGCTCTTAAAACGAAACTTTTAGCAGAAGAAATGGATGATACATACTGTCTCTAATAAATACGTAACACAATCTCTTTGATTTAATTACTCATCAGGATTTTGGTGTCCTCGGAATGCCTACAGTTCCAAGGGATCCACCAAAGCTGCGAACAGATCCTACTACACTCGACGCTTTTCATGCCAGGGCTTTCAGCTTCCTATCCATTGCCGTAGTTTCCGGATTCTGCCAGGTTTTTAAGCCCTTTATCTATCTCTACCTCTCCCTCCCCCTCTCCATGTTTGTATACAACACATTACGATTTTCTTCTTCGTCATTGACTGCAAGTTTCTTGCGAAAGTTTGTAACTTATTTCTACGTATTTGCAGGTGAGTATACCTCTAGGGATGCATGATAACCTACCTGTTTCAGTTTCCTTGCTGGCAAAGCATGGCTCGGATGGGTTCTTGCTCAATCTTGTCGAGACTCTTTACGACACTCTCAAAGAACACGTCGGGAAGTTGTGAATGTTGACTACAAGATTTTGAGTTGCAGATTCTTATAATCTTTTCCTGATATATGTGCTTGTAAGTTctgctagtttggtattgttatgttaaaaaaaaaaaaaaaaaaaactgcttctgctaggttttgagaataaacagctgtaaaataaaattgttaagcatttgataaatttttattgtaaaagtgcttgtaaaaatatatatataacagcATCCAAATGTtttgtaaacttttatataaaattaatgtGAATATATTAAATACTAAAAATGATATGgcatttaatataatataataattgtcaaagagAATATTGCACGGGCAAACATTGTTCTTTTGTAAAATATGTATGGTTATACTTGCCAtttgaaaaattcattaaatgcCCATTGTTCACTATGCTTAGAAATTTTTAGAAGCATAATAGACATTGCTTGTGCTTTTCTATGCTTTTCTGTTGCCATTGACAACAGTTTTTTAAATGGTTAGGAGGAGAGAGATTAAGTTGACATCTAAAGCTATGAGTGATTGATTTATAAGTCCGCTTGTCGTAGGTTAGTAATTCGATTTGATGGATGAGAAATATTAAGGAGATTTTGTTGAAAGTGAATTAGGATCCTAGCCAAATCATTTTTGTGGGGATCTGGATGATTAATCAATTATATCCGTTTAtggtacatcgtgcggtcataaattattttaaattattttatttaaaattatataaacaatATCGAATAAAAACTGATTGCACTATGTGTAATAAACGAACATAATAAATTAATCCTCTAGATCTCTGTAAAGAGGATTTGAAGAAGATCTTTATCCTTCAAAAGTAAGATTCTctatcatcttctttttttttaatcaaattttcatactaacattataaaatattttattaaaaattagtaGAGAGCCCACTAACAAGCAATGGTCAACGATGAAGGTTGGTAAGGTAAAGAAGAGTGGGCGCTGCTTCGCCATTGGAAGCGGTCTCTACTGACAACTGTGTTGTAGTGCGAGCGGCGTAgtttccaaccaaaacccaaGCGCCCTGCTTATGCTAGTGTAAAGCACGCGGTGCAGTCTCAAAAGCTGGCTCTTGTACTCGTCCATCAGTCAAAATCCATTTACGGTTGGTTTAAtattaggaaaattaatgaaaaatattcgaaaatatttagttttaataataagaaaaaaataaaagataaaatgaataataccagaTTTAACttttaaatgtaaaaatatgatttttcgttaaaactctctttaaTATTTATGTTTGGTGCACAAAAATTGATATGGATTGAAGTATATAAGTTAACCCTGCTCCAGTCTCATTATTTACATTGTTGTGATATACTAATCTTGATAGATGGTAGACTAAGAAGACTTATTCCGACCTCAAAATCCGAGATTCGTAATTTGGTTTTCTTGATTGGATGGGAATAGATAATATTCATGATATGTTAGAAAAAGAGATGAGAAAATTATTCATTTCAATCCGagatttgtgatttttttataatagCGGGTATTAAATTTAACCATAAAAGTTGAAGTGGAAAACTTTTTCtaagttgaaaattttaagtttttaacttaAAGATTAGAGACTGTCTTAGAAAGCATTGCAACTATATTTTTCAACCTCAAAAccacttttaaattttttttgcccAATACTATCAAAAGTGTTTTTGATAATCTGAAAGCGAtgttaattattgaaaaaaaaaaaaaactaatgaaaataatatgaaaattttaaatttgaacgatacaaggataaaataaaaggtaaagtgaatagaatcaggattgatttttagtataaaaaattaatttttcattaaaatgaacaatatcagaaatttttcgttaaaattaccAGAAGTTTTTGGTTAAAGTTACCAGAGAAAAACTTCCAAACAGACTCCCGATTCAATCTGTTCAACAACCCTTTCCAACACTGGGCACCAACCACCGACTAATTGGCTTCGAGCGGAAATGATCCCTACACCATGATCCCCGCAGATGATCCACGCGCCGCCACTGTCATGGAGTCAAAGAAACATGAAAAACAAGAAGCCAAATAAACGAATCAGAAGGCCAACTGTGGTTGGCTGCAACCCAATTACGACTTTCCCACATTAATAAATCAAATGGACTGTATAAATTATCCCCACATTGAACAGATTTAACTCACCAAGTTCCAAGTTGCGAACTTCCAACCACCACACTGACTCTCTGGGGTTCTCAATATTGGCACCAAAATATTTGGTCGCCCCGATTGGAATCATTCAGCTAATTCCagcaattacaaaaaaaataaaaataaaaataaaagaaggaaagaaaatggAAGTGAAAGCAAGAGCTCCTGGAAAAATCATACTCTCAGGAGAACATGCTGTCGTTCATGGATCAACGGCGGTGGCTTCCTCCATTGACCTCTACACCTACGTCTCTCTTCGCTTTCCCACTCCCTCTGGtactcaccctctctctctaatctctaATCTCTACTGGGTTTCTTTTCATCTGTCAATTTATATGATTTATTCTTCGATGAGACATTTGGTGCGCTTGATTTGGGATGTTATTTGGAAGATATTATATTTGAGTTGGATTCATGGGTTTTGCTTAGGAGATCATTTTTGGGTTGTGAATGGTTTGCCAATGCAAAAGTTTGCATCTTGGATTCATGGTTTTGATTAAGCTTTCAAAGTGATAGCATTTCCAATCCAAAAGCAAAAGTTTGCGTCTTTTTGTAAGATAAGAATTCAGCTTTTGGGTTGCCTGAAATCAGGGTTTATAGAAACCCTTTTCAGATTCTGGGAATTTCCATTGGGTGAGATGATAGTGTTTCTGAAACTTCTGTTCTGTTTAGGTTTCATGGGGTTTGATTTAACTTTGTGACCGTGTTACCAAAGCGAAAAGTTTGTATCTTTTTTCTGAGCTAAGCTTAACTTTGGTTGTTTTTGTGGATGAATCTGAATGGTTAAACCTGTAGGTTTTAAGTTATGTTTAGAAATCTATTCAGCAACTGGATTACTTGATATCAGGATTTTAAAGAAACCCTTTCTAGATTCTGGAATCTGTTTTCGGACGACCCTGACTGTTGGCCTAGTTGAATTTATAGGGGTTAAGTTATATTAGAAATCTGACTGTTTTCAGGGTCTTAATTTCGAGAATGAGAACATGTAAACGTTTCTGATATGAACATGGTATAAAGTTCATATGTTCAAGTCCAGGTTAATTCTATATGAATCTCTCACTGACCGTCTTTCGCTATTATTCATAGATAATGATGATGCACTAAGACTCCAGCTCAAGGATATTGGATTAGAGTTTTCATGGCCTATTGGTAGGATAAAAGAAGTCCTATCAGAATTAGATATTCCCAACTCATCAGTGCCAACCTCATGTTCAACGGAGTCGATTAAATCACTTGCTGCTTTGGTTGATGAACTGAACATTCCAGAGGCAAAAATTGGACTTGGTGCTGGAGTGGTGGCTTTTCTTTGGCTATATGCATCTATCCAAGGGTACTCGACTGTTATTTGTTTGAATAATCGACTACTTTCTGTTCTTGTCGATTTATTCTTATTTTCTCATTCTCTGATTTCTTCTCTTTATGGCTCAGATTTAAGCCTGCTACTGTTGTTATCACTTCAGAACTTCCGTTGGGCTCAGGCCTGGGATCATCTGCTGCATTATGCGTTGCACTCTCGGgtgctcttctttctttctcagaTTGTCTAAGTCTGGATTTGGGCAACAAAGAGTGGACTACTTTTGGGGAAAGTGAACTTGAATTGCTGAACAAATGGGCTTTTGAAGGTGAGAAGATC from Pyrus communis chromosome 9, drPyrComm1.1, whole genome shotgun sequence harbors:
- the LOC137745267 gene encoding amidase 1-like, whose product is MAIDSDHGAFVEKFLLRPPSSSHDLPLSGLTFAVKDIFDVAGRVTGFGNPDWARTHPAAESTAPAVSAILSGGATSIGITVMDEMAYCMNGENKHYGTPRNPCAPDRVPGGSSSGSAVAVAAGLADFSLGTDTGASVRVPASYCGIFGFRPSHGVISTSGVTPLAQSFDTVGWFARNPAILNRVGRVLLQLPDTGPVIPTQLIIAEDCFQLSTVPSSRVKQVLVDSVEKLFGGHVIKHANIGDVVKDKVPSLNSFLDKGNPSEEYIIPSLAALSTANRLLVRYEFKSNHGEWVSTVRPDLGPGIAERVWAAVRSTDENVDVCHSVMTELCTALTDLLGDFGVLGMPTVPRDPPKLRTDPTTLDAFHARAFSFLSIAVVSGFCQVSIPLGMHDNLPVSVSLLAKHGSDGFLLNLVETLYDTLKEHVGKL
- the LOC137745471 gene encoding uncharacterized protein; amino-acid sequence: MRRCGANSLTLTSSNILVIRKFLPLKFLKGGKTRLFLSKEHKYRLQCYYTEPGFGASGHFIGCVVSQFISLRNAVTVFMPSRGMNKKVERQHLKKNKENFKNQPLMQQGLSWQQEPIGLNIEAYDAVCMQRLGWSAPRVTAEPAEGELAEHRPVIPYLYIFYDSDCSE
- the LOC137745268 gene encoding mevalonate kinase-like, encoding MEVKARAPGKIILSGEHAVVHGSTAVASSIDLYTYVSLRFPTPSDNDDALRLQLKDIGLEFSWPIGRIKEVLSELDIPNSSVPTSCSTESIKSLAALVDELNIPEAKIGLGAGVVAFLWLYASIQGFKPATVVITSELPLGSGLGSSAALCVALSGALLSFSDCLSLDLGNKEWTTFGESELELLNKWAFEGEKIIHGKPSGIDNTVSTYGNMIKFRSGSLTRIKSNMTLKMLITNTKVGRNTKALVAGVSERTLRHPEAMASVFNAVDSISTEVANIIQSPAPDELSITEKEAKIEELMEMNQGLLQCMGVSHASIETVLRTTLKYKLASKLTGAGGGGCVLTLLPTLLSGTVVDKVTAELESCGFHCLTAAIGGNGVEIRFGGSL